A section of the Emcibacter nanhaiensis genome encodes:
- the bioB gene encoding biotin synthase BioB has product MSEASEISSTVSYESAYADGFRHNWTKREILEYFNMPFMDLLFEAQTIHRTHFDPNRVQLSQLCSIKTGGCPEDCKYCPQSARYQTEVDASKLMAVQEVIEKAKKAKEAGATRYCMGAAWRSPKGRDMDAVVAMIEGVKDLGMETCVTLGMLDEEQVTRLKQAGLDYYNHNVDSSPEYYKEIITTRSYEDRLETLERVRGAGINVCSGGIVGMGESLEDRAGMLQTLANLPQHPGSVPINMLVQVEGTPLFGEGKMDPFDFVRTIAVARILMPASYVRLSAGREEMNDEMQALCFMAGANSIFYGEKLLTTPNSIQNRDTELFERLGINPEGK; this is encoded by the coding sequence ATGAGTGAAGCTTCTGAAATTTCCTCCACTGTCTCCTATGAGAGCGCCTATGCGGACGGTTTCCGTCACAACTGGACCAAACGGGAAATCCTGGAATATTTCAACATGCCTTTCATGGACCTGTTATTTGAGGCCCAGACAATACACCGCACGCATTTCGACCCCAACCGGGTGCAGTTGAGCCAGCTGTGTTCCATTAAAACCGGCGGCTGTCCGGAAGACTGTAAATATTGTCCCCAGTCCGCCCGCTACCAGACCGAAGTGGACGCCAGCAAACTGATGGCTGTGCAGGAAGTGATTGAAAAAGCGAAAAAGGCGAAGGAAGCCGGCGCGACCCGCTATTGCATGGGGGCCGCCTGGCGCAGTCCCAAGGGCCGCGATATGGATGCGGTCGTGGCCATGATCGAGGGAGTCAAGGACCTGGGCATGGAAACCTGCGTCACGCTCGGCATGCTGGACGAGGAACAGGTGACCCGGCTCAAGCAGGCGGGACTGGACTATTACAATCACAATGTGGACAGCTCCCCGGAATATTATAAAGAGATTATCACCACCCGCTCCTACGAAGACCGGCTCGAGACCCTGGAGCGGGTGCGCGGCGCCGGTATTAACGTCTGCAGCGGCGGTATCGTCGGCATGGGCGAAAGCCTCGAGGACCGGGCCGGCATGCTGCAGACCCTGGCCAACTTGCCGCAGCATCCGGGCAGCGTTCCGATCAACATGCTGGTCCAGGTGGAAGGCACGCCGCTGTTCGGCGAAGGCAAAATGGACCCGTTTGATTTTGTCCGTACCATCGCCGTGGCCCGAATCCTGATGCCGGCCTCCTATGTGCGTCTCAGCGCTGGCCGCGAGGAGATGAACGACGAGATGCAGGCACTCTGTTTTATGGCTGGTGCCAACAGCATTTTCTATGGGGAAAAGCTGCTGACCACACCGAACTCGATCCAGAACCGGGACACGGAGCTGTTCGAGCGTCTGGGCATTAACCCCGAAGGCAAATAA
- a CDS encoding TonB-dependent receptor produces MLKSQKGRSFIKNSTALACGVVAGFPGVMFAHGSEADNGTSILLEEVVVTAQKREESQQSVGIAITTFSGNQMKKIGVENSVDIAKFTPGVSLSGSFAGQQQQFSIRGVTQNDFNDHVEAPNAVYIDEGYVAFQQGQIFASFDVERVEVLKGPQGTLFGRNATGGLVHFLTRKPTEEFEGYVDATYGSYDQVRLEGAVGGPISDTLRFRLSGLYNKNDGYVKNSYPDNVYIPDSVLAVAPINNGTAQPAGAGADLGGDDTRALRLHLEKDFGGNASLLLSAFWTETTASVGPYQSTPTVAIIDENGGHINTIRAAADETREMIGPNGVGLSGTFDLDADTLRPVPGGDFFGYLDPDGNGFITSSDYAFDDLNKYQTYGATARFASDFESVTFTSITDLKHHEKFQALDLEAGPADQFFWFGDANIDSFTQEFRLSGEGDNYRWVTGFYYLNIESHSVTGFGAIDSSIFSAGVGGGFDQPRIADLDTESYSLFGQIEYDLAEQWRLIAGIRGTIEKKEYEFDVLTTPQVDPLAWDYANPLSSRGLFTDATKEDLVTGKLQLDYLPTDDILIYGSFSRGVKAGSFNSGGADITDEQIPYDKEVLHAFELGFKSTLFEGAARFNAAAYYYDYKDYQASRWTGLGNIITNNDSTVKGFDVELVTSPIDNLDMMVSFGYIDAVVKDLNIAGNLVDVRPTFSPEVTASGLVRYTIPEVAGGYLTAQASVSYQSSVFHNLSNFDASRFDPWTVVDLRLSWEKDDGSWEVDAFVKNVFDERYNVIGFDLAQLCGCNEEAQGKPRWWGVSARRNF; encoded by the coding sequence ATGCTAAAAAGCCAAAAAGGTCGGTCGTTTATCAAGAATTCTACTGCGCTTGCTTGCGGTGTCGTGGCAGGATTTCCGGGTGTAATGTTTGCCCACGGCAGCGAAGCCGACAATGGAACTTCTATACTTTTGGAAGAAGTTGTGGTCACAGCGCAAAAGCGAGAAGAAAGCCAGCAATCTGTTGGTATTGCGATAACGACCTTTTCCGGCAACCAGATGAAAAAGATCGGTGTCGAAAATAGTGTGGATATTGCGAAATTTACACCGGGTGTATCTCTTTCCGGCAGCTTCGCCGGCCAACAGCAGCAGTTTTCTATTCGCGGTGTAACCCAAAATGATTTTAACGATCATGTTGAGGCACCAAACGCGGTTTACATTGATGAGGGCTACGTAGCTTTTCAACAAGGACAGATCTTTGCATCGTTTGACGTAGAGCGTGTTGAGGTCTTGAAAGGACCGCAGGGTACGCTGTTTGGTCGAAACGCAACCGGTGGGTTGGTTCATTTCTTAACTCGTAAGCCGACGGAGGAGTTTGAGGGGTATGTCGATGCTACATATGGCTCATACGATCAGGTCCGATTAGAGGGGGCAGTAGGTGGTCCTATTTCAGATACACTGCGTTTCAGGCTTTCTGGTCTTTATAACAAGAATGATGGTTATGTGAAAAACTCGTATCCAGACAATGTTTATATACCGGATTCTGTTCTTGCAGTTGCACCAATCAATAATGGAACAGCTCAGCCTGCGGGAGCTGGTGCCGATCTCGGTGGGGACGATACCCGGGCTCTGCGGCTGCATCTCGAAAAGGATTTTGGTGGCAATGCCAGCCTTCTTTTGTCGGCATTTTGGACAGAGACCACGGCTTCGGTAGGGCCGTATCAGTCAACTCCAACCGTCGCGATCATTGACGAGAATGGCGGGCATATCAATACCATTCGGGCGGCTGCGGATGAGACTAGGGAAATGATCGGGCCGAATGGCGTTGGTCTGAGTGGTACATTTGATCTGGACGCCGATACATTGCGACCGGTGCCAGGAGGTGATTTTTTTGGTTATCTTGATCCTGATGGCAATGGCTTCATTACGTCAAGCGACTATGCTTTTGATGACCTGAATAAGTATCAGACGTATGGTGCTACGGCGCGCTTTGCCTCAGATTTCGAAAGTGTTACTTTCACTTCCATAACAGATTTGAAGCATCATGAGAAGTTTCAGGCGCTTGACCTGGAGGCGGGTCCTGCGGACCAGTTTTTCTGGTTCGGGGACGCGAATATTGACTCTTTCACTCAAGAATTCCGCCTGAGTGGGGAAGGCGATAATTATCGATGGGTGACAGGTTTCTACTACCTTAATATTGAGTCCCATAGCGTGACTGGTTTTGGGGCTATCGACAGTTCAATCTTCTCTGCTGGAGTGGGCGGTGGTTTCGATCAGCCTCGTATCGCTGATCTGGATACGGAGTCCTACTCACTCTTCGGTCAGATAGAATATGACCTCGCCGAACAGTGGAGATTGATTGCTGGTATCCGTGGTACTATTGAAAAGAAAGAGTATGAATTTGATGTTCTGACCACGCCACAGGTGGATCCGTTGGCGTGGGATTATGCTAACCCCTTGAGTAGTCGCGGTCTCTTCACGGATGCAACCAAAGAAGATCTGGTCACCGGAAAACTGCAACTGGACTATTTACCTACTGATGACATTTTGATCTATGGGAGTTTCAGCAGGGGTGTAAAGGCGGGCAGCTTCAATTCTGGCGGTGCTGATATTACTGATGAACAAATTCCGTACGATAAAGAAGTACTGCATGCCTTTGAGTTGGGTTTCAAATCAACTTTGTTTGAAGGTGCAGCAAGATTCAATGCTGCTGCCTACTACTATGATTACAAAGACTACCAGGCGTCTCGATGGACGGGGCTTGGTAATATTATCACCAACAATGATTCAACGGTGAAGGGCTTCGATGTTGAACTCGTAACTTCTCCTATTGATAATCTCGATATGATGGTTTCCTTTGGCTACATCGACGCTGTCGTGAAAGATCTGAATATTGCAGGAAACTTGGTTGATGTCCGGCCAACCTTCTCGCCAGAGGTAACGGCATCTGGGTTGGTGCGCTATACAATTCCAGAAGTGGCTGGTGGCTATCTTACCGCACAGGCAAGCGTTAGCTACCAGTCAAGTGTATTCCACAATCTGTCCAATTTCGACGCTTCACGCTTTGATCCATGGACGGTTGTTGACCTCCGCCTGAGTTGGGAGAAGGACGATGGCTCCTGGGAGGTTGACGCATTCGTCAAGAATGTCTTCGATGAGCGCTACAATGTCATCGGCTTTGACCTCGCGCAGCTCTGTGGTTGTAATGAAGAAGCTCAGGGTAAGCCTCGTTGGTGGGGTGTCTCTGCGAGACGTAACTTCTAG
- a CDS encoding biotin-dependent carboxyltransferase family protein, translating into MSVTVKAPGLATSVQDLGRFGYYHLGIPQSGAMDRYSLRVANMLVGNEEGAAALEAVFMGPELEFSDDRIVAVTGAEMPPRINGKEMPAWEAFQVTAGDTLSFDFLKSGARIYIAISGGIDVPEVLGSRSTYALGVLGGKDGRPVQGEDVLALGDAGTTARDRLSVPEDYRRVIAGPTTLRMIPDIYWHRLTDSAKAQFLADEWKVAPEADRIGYRFKGGQRLEFVEREQPFGAGSDPSNIVDSCYPYGSIQVPSGTEPIVLHRDAVSGGGYFMVGTVISADMDIIGQLQPHMPVHFQKVSMDEALSARKQRQNILQDLRDLLT; encoded by the coding sequence ATGTCAGTAACAGTTAAGGCGCCAGGTCTGGCCACCAGCGTTCAAGATTTGGGGAGATTCGGCTACTATCATCTTGGCATTCCCCAATCTGGGGCGATGGACCGTTATTCTTTAAGGGTCGCGAATATGCTGGTTGGAAATGAAGAGGGGGCAGCAGCGTTGGAGGCTGTCTTTATGGGGCCGGAGCTGGAATTCTCAGACGACAGAATTGTTGCTGTGACTGGTGCGGAGATGCCGCCTCGGATAAACGGAAAGGAAATGCCGGCTTGGGAGGCATTTCAGGTCACAGCTGGTGACACGTTGTCTTTTGATTTTCTTAAATCCGGCGCCAGAATATATATTGCGATATCTGGCGGTATTGATGTACCTGAGGTTCTGGGCAGCCGTTCCACTTATGCGTTGGGTGTATTGGGTGGTAAAGATGGTCGCCCTGTTCAGGGGGAAGATGTTCTCGCGCTTGGTGATGCAGGCACGACTGCCAGGGATCGTTTATCGGTACCGGAGGACTATCGCCGTGTGATCGCGGGTCCGACTACTCTCCGTATGATTCCAGACATTTATTGGCATCGTCTAACCGATTCAGCAAAGGCGCAGTTCCTTGCAGATGAATGGAAAGTAGCGCCTGAGGCTGACAGAATCGGGTATCGTTTTAAAGGCGGTCAGAGACTAGAGTTCGTAGAACGTGAACAGCCATTTGGAGCTGGTTCAGATCCATCAAATATTGTCGACAGCTGCTATCCGTATGGCTCGATTCAGGTGCCGAGTGGAACGGAGCCCATTGTTCTGCATAGAGATGCTGTTTCCGGTGGCGGTTATTTTATGGTTGGGACCGTTATATCGGCCGATATGGATATAATTGGCCAACTGCAACCGCATATGCCTGTGCATTTCCAAAAGGTGAGTATGGATGAAGCTCTGTCCGCTAGAAAACAACGCCAAAACATTCTGCAAGATCTTCGAGACCTGTTAACTTAG
- a CDS encoding 5-oxoprolinase subunit B family protein, whose amino-acid sequence MKTRYSFGGDEHIFVEIDEEMSLEAFFKSLSMTRAISQGNIDGLLEICPANASFQIRYNPDIIAPEDILARIKAIEVEAEQAANKLDTRIIEIPVLYGDPWTYETLMRFRERHQDPEGTDLEYGARINGFSSVEEFIEAHHGSPWFVTMVGFVAGLPFMYQMVDRPRQLEVPKYLTPRTDTPKLTVGHGGCFGCIYSVRGAGGYQMFGVTPMPIYDPDQKVSHLKDFMIFFKPGDIVKFRPVERTEYDQIIEAVESGVFEPKIRNVNFSLAEFKADMDGYNRKLMEILDVSNS is encoded by the coding sequence ATGAAGACCAGATATTCCTTTGGGGGTGATGAACATATCTTCGTTGAAATAGATGAGGAAATGTCGCTGGAGGCTTTCTTCAAAAGTCTTTCAATGACCAGGGCGATTAGTCAGGGCAACATTGATGGTCTCCTGGAGATTTGTCCGGCCAACGCTTCTTTCCAGATCCGCTATAATCCGGACATTATTGCGCCTGAAGATATCCTTGCGCGCATAAAGGCTATCGAGGTTGAGGCGGAGCAGGCTGCAAACAAGCTAGATACGCGAATTATCGAGATTCCAGTTCTCTATGGGGATCCCTGGACATATGAAACTCTTATGCGTTTCAGGGAGCGTCACCAGGACCCCGAGGGAACGGACCTTGAGTATGGCGCGCGGATCAATGGATTCTCCTCTGTAGAAGAGTTTATCGAGGCTCATCACGGGTCTCCCTGGTTTGTGACAATGGTGGGCTTTGTTGCCGGTCTTCCATTCATGTATCAGATGGTCGATCGGCCTCGCCAACTTGAGGTTCCGAAATATCTGACGCCGCGAACGGACACTCCAAAGCTGACAGTGGGGCACGGTGGGTGCTTTGGCTGTATTTATTCCGTTAGGGGAGCAGGAGGATATCAGATGTTTGGTGTAACTCCTATGCCGATCTATGACCCCGATCAAAAAGTCAGCCATCTCAAAGATTTTATGATCTTCTTTAAACCGGGCGACATCGTAAAATTCCGGCCAGTTGAGCGAACTGAATATGACCAGATTATTGAAGCCGTCGAGAGCGGAGTATTTGAACCGAAAATCCGGAACGTGAACTTTTCTCTGGCAGAGTTCAAGGCGGATATGGATGGATACAATAGGAAACTGATGGAGATTCTGGATGTCAGTAACAGTTAA